From one Magnolia sinica isolate HGM2019 chromosome 18, MsV1, whole genome shotgun sequence genomic stretch:
- the LOC131233495 gene encoding abscisic acid receptor PYR1-like: MEEGEKSTASGESEDGGHQIPPGVTREEFEELKPIIDTCHKYDMSPGQCYSLLAQRIYAPVHTVWSLVRQFDKPQVYKHFIKSCSMKGQEMTVGCLREVNVISGLPASTSTERLDLLDDDRHVTGFSIIGGEHRLRQYRSVTTLNEFGGDGKICTVVLESYVVDVPEGNTEEDTRMFADTVVKLNLQKLASVAEGMAKEDQKGG; the protein is encoded by the coding sequence ATGGAAGAAGGAGAGAAATCAACGGCATCAGGAGAAAGCGAGGACGGAGGCCATCAGATTCCACCGGGCGTGACCAGAGAAGAATTCGAGGAGCTGAAGCCCATCATCGACACGTGCCATAAATACGATATGTCTCCAGgccaatgctactccctcctcgcGCAGCGTATATACGCTCCCGTACATACGGTCTGGTCCTTGGTCCGCCAGTTCGACAAGCCCCAGGTCTACAAGCACTTCATCAAAAGCTGCTCCATGAAAGGGCAGGAGATGACCGTCGGATGCTTAAGGGAGGTCAACGTCATCTCCGGGTTACCGGCTAGCACCAGTACGGAGAGGCTGGACCTGCTGGATGATGACCGGCACGTAACAGGGTTCAGCATCATAGGCGGGGAGCATCGTCTCAGGCAATACAGGTCGGTGACGACGTTGAATGAGTTCGGAGGCGATGGGAAGATCTGCACCGTTGTTTTGGAATCGTACGTCGTGGATGTGCCCGAGGGGAATACAGAAGAAGATACGAGGATGTTTGCCGATACGGTGGTGAAGCTGAATCTACAGAAGCTGGCGTCCGTCGCGGAGGGTATGGCGAAGGAGGATCAAAAGGGAGGGTAA